DNA from Pseudomonas putida:
CTATTCCGGCTCTCCGGCCGGGGCGATCGACAACCTGCTGAACTGGAACGGCAACTCGGTAAAACCGGAATTCAACGTCACTGGCAAATCCACTAACGACGAAACCCAATACGCCGCTTATCTCGCCACGCGCCTGCATGCCACCGACGCTCTCAGTATCTTGCTGGGTAGCCGCGTGATCGACTGGCATCGTGAGATCGAGGACAAACCCTACAACGCAGAAAAAACCAAGACCAAAGAGTCGGAGACCGGCGTCTACATTCCGTATGCCGGCGTAGTGTATGACGTCAACGATACGTGGTCGCTGTATGCCAGCTATACGAAAATCTTCAACCCTCAGTCGTCCTGGGTTCGCGACATCAACAACAAACCACTGGACCCGATGGAAGGCACCGGTTATGAAGTTGGTATCAAGGGCAGCCACTTCGATGGCAAGCTGAACTCCAGCGTCGCGCTGTTCAAGATCGAGCAGGACAACCTGGCGATCTGGATCGATACCCCAGGCGGCAACACGTACAAGTCAGAACAGGGCACCACTACCAAGGGCGCTGAATTTACCCTGGATGGAGAACTGGCTGAAGGCTGGCAGGCATCTGCCGGTTATGCCTATGCAGTCAGCACCGACGCTGACGACCAACGTATCGTTACTACCCTGCCTCGCCACAGTCTGAAGACCTTCACCAGCTATCGCCTGCCGGGCATCTTGAACAAGGTCACCCTTGGCGGCGGTGTGAACTGGCAGAGTAAAACCGGTGCCGACCTGCACACCTTCACTCAGGGCAGCTATGCCGTCACCAACCTCTTGGCGCGCTACGACTTCAACCAACACCTGAGTGCGTCTGTGAACCTGAACAACGTGTTCGACCGCGAGTACCTCAGCTATGCCGGCGACCACGGTATGTACGGTGCGCCAAGAAACATCATGACGGGTATCAAGTACAACTTCTGACTTGTGCCCTTGAGGGAGGCTGGGGCTGCTGCGCAGCCCATCGCAGGCAACCCAGCGCCTACAGCGATTGTGTGGGTGTTTGAGTTCTGCGCAAGGCCGCTGCTGGGCGATGCCACGGTAAGCACGGAACCTGTAGGAGCAGCACAAGGCTGCTCTTACCGGGTGACGCGATAGCCTGGGTGATGGCCAGGCCCCTGGCCCGCGCTGGCCTCAGAAGTCCCAGCGAGTAGTGACCATGACGTTGCGCGGTTCGCCGTAAATGGCCGAGTTATAGAAGCCGACGTTGGTGTAGTAATACTTGTCGAAGATGTTGTTGAGGTTGACGGTCGCCGACAGGTTCGGGGTGATCTGGTAGCGGGTCATCAGGTCCACCACCCAGTAGGATTCTTGCGTAACGTCCTCGTTCATGCCCTTGGGGCTGTTCCAGATCTGCTGCCAGGCCTTGTTCTGCCAACGCGCACCACCGCCAAGGGTGATCTTGTCCAGGTCACCGGTGAGTTTGTAGGTGGTGTAGAGGCTTAGCTGGTCTTCGGGCTCGAAGGTGGAGAGCTTCACGTCGTTGCTGTCGCGCACCACCTTGTGGGTGTAGCCGCCCTGCACCTGCCAGCCCGGGGCCAGCTCGCCGGACACTTCCAGCTCGTAGCCTTTGGTGGTCGCCTTGCTGCCCTTGAACGCGTAGTTGGGCGGGGTAGGGGTCTGGTTGTTGTAGGCGTCATCCGGCACCGAGCGGTTGCTTTCCTTGACCTCGAAGTAGGCCAGGCTGGCGTTCAGGCGGCCGTCGAAAAACTCGCTCTTGATGCCGATTTCGTAGTTTTCGCCTTCATCCGGCTCGATCAGTTTGTTGTCGCGGTCGCGGTTGTAGTTTTCCTGGGGCATGAACACGTCGGTGTAGCTGGCGTAGACCGAGAAATTTTCGTTCAGGTCGTAGATGGCGCCGGCATAGGGAATGAAGCGCCCGGACTCGGTGTAGGTCGGGGTCAGGCCGGTCAGGCTGTAGTTGACCACGCGGCCACCCAGCAGCACTTTCAGGTCGTCGGTCACGTTCAGGCGGGTGGTGAGGTACACGCCGGTCTGGCGGATGACATCGTCGGTGCGCTGCGACACCGGACCCCAGTCGGGCTTGGGCAGGTTGCCGTGCCAGTTGTTGTAGTCCACCCGGTTCGGCACCGAGAAGGTTTCGTCCCAGTAACCCTTGCCGCTCCAGTGGGCCTTGCTGATCGAGCCGCCCAGTACCAGGTCATGCTCGCGGCCGAGCATGCTGAACGGGCCGCTCACGTAAAGGTCAGCCGAGTCGCTTGTGGTGTCGCCCTTGTAGCGTTGTGCGTTGATTTCAGCGCTGCCGTCGGGCTGCGGCTGGTCGAATTGGATGGCGCCCATTTGCGCATCGTAGCCGTTGTACTTGTGGTCCAGTTGCAGCTTGGTCACCCAGCCGTCACCCAGGTCGTGTTCCAGGGTGGCGAACACCGTGCGGGTGTATTGCTGCCAGCTGCTCCAGTCGGTCGAGTTGCTGAACGAGCGCTTGGCGTCGTTGCGCTCGCCCTTGGAATTGAGCAGCGGGAAGCTGCCAGACCAGGTGGAACCCTTGGGGTCGTTGTCCTGGTAGTCGGCGCCTACCGTCAGCAGCGTGTCAGGTGACAGGTCGAACTCGAGGATGCCGTAGAACACCGAGTTCTGGCTCGAGTAGCGGTCGATGAACGAATGCTTGTCCTGATAGGCGGCCACGGCCCGGCCGCGAACGTTGCCGGTTTCGGTCAGCGGGCCGCTGACATCCAGTTCGCTGCGGTAGTTGTCCCACGAGCCTGCACCCAGGGTGGCGTGGCCCTGGAAGTCGGCGGTGGGCTTTTTGCGTACCAGGTTGATGGTGCCGCCCAGCGAGCCTGCGCCGCTGAGTAGGCCGGATGCGCCCTTGAGCACTTCGATACGGTCGTAGATCGCCATGTCGCTCAGGGTGTTGCCTGCCGAGTAGGCGACGTTGCGCACGGCGGAGGGGATGCCGTCGTACTGGAAGTTGTTGATCGAGAAACCGCGCGAATAGTAGTTGGTGCGATCAGTGTCGTAAGCCGACACGGTAATACCTGGGGTGTGGCGCATGACTGCGTCGACAGTGTTGAGGGCAAAGTCATCCATGTGCTGACGAGTGACCACGCTGATCGACTGCGGGGTTTCCCTGGGTTTCAGCACCAGGCGGGTGGCCGTGGCGATGGTGCCGGGCGTGTAGGACCCCGTGCCTTCGGTGACGGTGCCCAGCTGGTTGCTGATGATGTTGGTTGCACTCAACTCCAGGGCGCCACCACTGTCGGCAACGACCTCCACCGTATAGTTGCCACCGCTATTGAGTGCCCGAAGGCCAGTACCCGCCAGCAGCTGGGCCAGGCCCTCGTCAATGTCATAGCTGCCATTGAGCCCAGCGCTGCGCTTGCCGGCGGTCAGCTGGGCGTCGGCAGAAAGCAGGATGCCGGCCTCGCTCGCGAAGCGGTTCAACGCCTGATCCAGGCCGCCGGCGGGGATGGCGTAACTGCGTGATTGCTCGCTGGCGCCAGCCGATGTTGCGGGCAGCGCCACTAGAAGGGGGCTGCTGCAAAGCAAGCCGGCAAACAGGGTGTGACGAACCGCAAGGCTCAATCGAGAACGGGGTGTTGTGGGCAGATACGGCATTCTGACTGTTCCTCTTGAGAATGCTTCTTGGTTAAATTCAAGAGGTATCCCGGACGAGTCGGCAAAACCGACAACGGGCAGCAGCGTTTTTTTCATTCATTGCCGTTGCAGCACTTGGGTAACGCTGGTCATGCGGGACTGATGGTGGTCCAAAAACGTGTCAGGCGGTGTACTTTTACCGGTAGGGATTGCTCTAGCGCTGTAAGTACGCGATCGGTGTCTGCCAGCGGAAAAACGCCTGTTAGCGGCAGGGCGGCGACGGCAGGGTCGCAGCGCAGCACACCGGCCCGATGGCGAGACAGTTCTGCGGTGAACTGCCCGAGGGGCATGCGCTCGGCGATCAGCCGACCTTCGTGCCAGGCGATGGCGTTGAGATTCGCGGGTGCGATGTCACCGATCTGGGTGGTGGAAAACCAGCAACCTTGTCCGGCTTGCAGGCGTATGGCGCGAGCCTGACGCGGGCGCAGTTCCAGTTCGCCCTCAAACAGGTCGACCTGGCATTTATCGTCATGTTGGTACACGGAAAAGCGCGTGCCGAGTGCCAGGACATCCCCGGCTATGGTGTCCACGATCAGTGGGCGTTGCGCGGGGTCATGGCCGCTGTCGAGCAGCAACTCCCCAGCGAGCAGGCGAATGCGGCGCTCGCTTGCGCTGAACTGGATATCAACCGCGCTACCGCTGTTCAAGCCAAGCCGGCTGCCATCGGCCAACGTGCGCTGCAGGCGCTCACCCGTGCCGCTGCGCAGATCTGCCATGGCCTCGCGCCAAGGCAATTGCGATTGGACGATGTAACCGCTGCCGCCAGCCAAAAGCAGGGCGCTGAGCAGTTTTAGCGTCTGTCGACGGCGCGCGTCAGGCTGCTCCCGTAGCACGGCCAGCGCGGTATCCGCTGACACACCGCTCAGGGTATGTTGCAGGTGCTCCAGGCGCTGCCACGCACGGGCATGTTCCGGGTCCGCATTTCGCCACTCAGCAAAGCGACGCTGTTGTGCTTTGTCCAGCTCGCCGCTCCATTGCAGCATTAACCAATGGCTGGCCTGTTCGACGATGGTTGCGGCGATGGGCGTTTCGTTGGAAGTTTTCATTCGGCGTACAGCACCTGATAGCAGGCGGTGATGGCGCGCAGCATGTACTTTTGTACCGAGCTGACACTGACTTCGAGGCGTTCGGCGATTTGGCTATAGGTCAGCCCTTCAAACTGCGACAGCAGGAACGCCTCGCGCACCTTCGCCGGCATGCTGTCGAGCATGGCGTCGATCTGCATCAGGGTTTCGATCACGATGGCGCGGGTTTCCAGCGACGGGCTTTCTGGTTCGGGGAGGGCGGCCAGGCTCTCCAGGTAAGCGTGCTTGATCCGTTGGCGACGCCATTGGTCTATGACCAGGTTGCGGGCGATCTGGGCCAGGAAACGGCGGCCGTCGTTCTGCTCTGGCAGGCGTCGCGTTACCAGCAGGCGCAGGAAAGTGTCCTGGGCAATATCCGCAGCCCGTTCTCGATCACCAAGGCGCAGACGTAGCCAACCTTGCAGCCAGCCGTGGTGGTCGCGATAAAGGCTGTCGAGGGGTTGCAACGGGGCATCAGTGGGCACGTTCCTCTTCCCGTCAATTGGCCGCAGATAAGAATCAGTTGCAATTGTAGGGGGGAAGAGGAAATTTGGAAACTGCCTTTGCCGGAATCGGCTGCACGACCTTCTGGCGATGGGTCGTGCAGCTTGAGCAATGCCCCGGGATCAATTCACAGTAATTGCCGCATTCAAGACCAGCACCACAATCAACCCGACCACCGCCACGATGGACTGCACCACCGAGATGGTCTTGGTGGCTTCGCCCATGGTCATCCCAAAGGACTCTTTCACCATCCAGAACCCTGCATGGTTCGCATAGTTGAAGAACAGCGAGCCACAGCCGATGGACAAGGCCAGCAACGGCAGGTTGAGGCTGGGGTCAGCACCTGCCAGCGGTGCCAGCAAGCCGGCAGCCCCAACGATACCTACCGTGGCGGAGCCGGTAGACACCGAAAGCAACATCGCGATCAACCACCCCAGCATCAAGGGCGGGAAGGCCGATTGCTGAGTCAGGTGCACAATGGCATCACCCACCTTGGCGCTGGTCAGCATCTCCTGAAAAGCCCCGCCGCCGGCGATGATCATGATGATCGAGGCGATAGGCTTGAGGCTTTTGCCCAGTGCATCGCGCAGGTGTTCGGCGTCACCGCCGCGCGCCAGTACCAGGCTGGCGCCGGCGAACAGCACGCCCAGCAACATGGCGATCAGCGGGTTGCCGAGGAAACTGGCCAGCTCCAGCAACGGGTTGCCCTTGGGTAGCAGCATCTCGGCGACGGCATGCACCAGCATCAGAATCGCCGGCAGCAACGCGGCCAGCATGCCGATCGCTACGCCGGGGCGGGGTTGATCGTCGGCTTTTTCAGCCAGGGTGAACTGGTCCAGCAAAGCCTGATCAGGCCGAGTGCTCATGCGCGGCGAAATGAACATGCCATACAGCGGGCCGCCCAGGATCATTGCCGGGATAGCCGCCAGGAAGCCGTAAAGCATGGTGGGCCCAACCGAGGTCTTGAGCACCGCGATGGCGGTCAGGGGGCCAGGGTGCGGCGGTACCATGCCGTGCATGGCAGCCAGCGCCGAAATCACCGGCACGCCTACATACACGTATGCAGAGCCCTTGAAGCGGGCCTTGCTTTCCAGCTTGCGCGCCACGCTGAAAATCAGCGGCAGCATGATCACCAGGCCCACTTCGAAAAACATGGGGATGCCAATGACGAAGGCAACCAACATCATGGCCCACGGAATCATGCGGTCCGAGGTGCGCTTGAGGATGACATCAGCGACCTGCTCGGTGACGCCAGCGTCAGCCAGAATTTTGCCGAGCATCGCGCCCAGGGCAATCACCACCCCGACGGCCCCCAGGGTTTTTCCGGCGCCGGTAAGCAAGTGGGAGACGATGCTGCCTGGCTCCATGCGGGTAGCGAAGCCCACCCCAATGGACACCACCAGCAAGGCCAGCAGCGGGTGCATCTTCAGGCGCGACACGATGAGTGCCACCAGCACCAGGACACTGACCAGCGCGGTCAGTAACAGCTGTATATCCAAGGGGGTCATTCAGGCAGTCTCGGTTGGGCGGGCGCTTTAGCTGAAGGGGTGAATCCGAGGCGGGTGCACGCAGGGGCAGCACCGGGCGAAAAAGCATTGCAGGGCAGAGCATTCATGGGGTGATTCACCTTGTTATTTGGTCATCTATATGAATCCTCTCAAAGTATTCGCGTTGCGGCGGGAGACTGTCAAGAGCAGGCAGTCGGGTCTTGGCGGGCGTGCCGATGCGGGTTGGCTCTGATGGCCAGGTATCGCCTTCGGGTGGCCTTTTGGCCCCAGCGGGCAATACTTCTTTCTATACGCAGGCGTGTTCCTGGTGGCGCGCGCCGCTGGGAGGTGTCTGGTGAACAAATTGACAATCGTAGGTGCCGGCCTGGTCGGCGAGGCCGCGGCGCAGATCATTGCCCGGGATGAGTTGTGCCGTGAGCTGGTGTTGATGGATGTGCAGGGCGAGCTGGCGCAGGGCAAAGCGCTGGACGTGTGGCAGGCCGCCGTGGAGTCTGGCTCGGATACCCGAGTCTACGGCGGGGCCAAGGCCGAAATGCTGGACGGTTCCGACCTGGTGGTGATTACGGCGGGCGTACCGCGCAAGCCCGGCCAGTCACGTCAGGATGTGCTGAGCATCAACCTGCCGATACTGGATGGCATCATGACGGACATCAAACACCATGCCCCGGCAGCGACGGTATTGGTGGTGTCCAACCCGGTCGACGTGCTGACCTATCGCGCCTGGAGCGTCAGCGGGCTGGGGCGCGACAAGGTGTTTGGGCAGGCGGGCGTGCTGGATACCGCACGCATGAAGTGTTTCATCGCCGAGCAAACCGGCTTTTCTGCCAAGGACATCACGGCGCTGGTGCTGGGGGGGCATGGCGACAGCATGGTGCCGCTGATGCGCTACTGCCAGATCGGCTCGGTGCCGCTGTCGCATTTTCTCTCCAGCGAGCAGATCGAGCAGATTGTCGAGCGAACTCGCAAAGGCGGCGGCGAGATTCTGGGCTTGAAGAAGATGGGCAGCGCCTGCGATGCACCGGGCGTGGCGATTGCACAGATGGTGGATGCCATCGCCAATGGGCGAAACCGCATTTTGCCGGCTGTGGCGATTCTGCAGGGTGAATATGGGCGCAAGGATATTGCCATGGGCGTGCCCTGTGTACTCGCAGACGAGGGGCTTGCGCGGGTGATCGAGTTGCCGCTGGATGCGCAGGAGCAGGCGATGTTCGACCAGTCTGCGGATCAGGTGGCGCGGGATATTGATGAGATGAAGGCTTTGTAAGCGAGGGGCAGATCACGCGCCGCGCAGGTGGCGCTCGGTTTCTAGACCAAGCGCCACCCATGACCAACGCCGCCGACGTTCCGCGCTCCAATTGCCCGTTCCCAGTGCTACAGCCCCAGGCCTCGAACTGGCGGCACTCTACCGTTTCCATCACGGCTGGATCCGCCAGTGGCTGCAGCGCAAGCTCGGCAATGCCCAGGATGCGGCGTGCAAGGCGCCCGTTGTAAATGAAAACCCTTATCGTTAAAGTCAGCGCCTTCTTCCCCCGCCCGGGTCGCCCCACGCATGAAGACCGAAGAGCTGGAACTGGCTTTCAAGGCCCATGCCGGAGAGTTGCGCGCGTTCCTGTACCGCCAGTTGCGCAACACCGACACCGCCGCCGACCTGGTGCAGGAAACCTACCTGCGCATGCTGCGCCAACCACCCCGGGCCCCGGTGCTGAACCTGCGCAGCCTGCTGTTTCGCATTGCCCGCAACCTGGTCATCGACCACACCCGCAGCCGTGGCACGCGGGGGCAGCATGACGAAGGTATGGCGTACCTGTACGAAGTCACCGGCGAAAGCCCCGAGCCATTTGCCGAAGTCGCCGCCCGGCGCGAGCTGGCGCTGATGGCCGAGGCGTTGCAGCGCCTGCCGCCACGTTGCCAGGAGATTTTTCTGCTGTGCCGCCTGGAGGGTATGGCGCACAAAGCGGTGGCCGAGCAGTTGGGCGTTTCCGTGAGCACGGTGGAGAAGCAGTTGGCCATTGCGCTGGACTTTCTGGGCCAGAGTTTGCAACGTTGACCGTTATGCACAAGCCTTCCGCTCCCCTCGACCCCTCACCTGACGTACGCCGGGCTGCCCAGGCCTGGGTAGTGCGTCTGACTTGGGGGATGTGCGGCCTGGCGACGTGGAGGCGGCGCGGGCCTGGTGCGCGCAGGCGCCGGAGCATCAGCAGGCGTTTGTCGAGGCAAGACGGCTATGGGCGTTGAGCGGGCAGCTTCAGGCCCCTGCGCGGCGGCGTGCGCCGGCCCGGCAATGGGCGTTGGCCAGTGCGGCGGTGCTGGTGCTGGGCGTCGGCGTGGCGTTGGCCTGGCATGGGCAATGGGGCGCGGATTATCGGACCGGGGTAGGGGAGCGCCGGGTTGTCGCGTTGAGCGATGGCTCGCGTATCAGCCTGGATGCCGAGTCGGCTGTGGACGTTGAGATGAATGACCGGGCGCGGCGTATCACCTTGCGCAAGGGCGAGGCGGTGTTCGAGGTGGCGCATGACCCGGCACGGCCGTTCACCGTGCAGGCAGGGGCGGTGCAGGCTACGGCGTTGGGTACTGTGTATGCAGTGAGCCGTGAGGGCGCGTCGGTGGGGGTGGTGGTCAAGCGTGGGCGGGTGGCGGTCAGTGATACCGCCGACCGAGTCGAGCTTTCTGCCGGTGAAGCGGTGGGGCGAGAGGCTGGGCGGTTGGGCGGCAAGCACGGGCTGGATGTGGACAGTGCACTGGCCTGGCAGCAGGGGCGGCTGGTGTTCGAGCAGGCGCCGCTGGCGCAGGTGCTGAAGGCTCTGGAACGGTATCGGCCGGGGTGGTTGCTGATTGGCGATGAGCAATTGCGTGGGCTCAAGGTCAGTGGCACCTTCCAGCTGGACCGGCTGGATGAAGGCTTGGCGACCCTTGAGCAGGCGTTCCCCCTGAGCATTCATCGGTACTCGGATTTTCTGCTGGTGTTTGAGGCGCGTGACTGAGCACGGGTTAGCCTGCATCGACAATTATTTTTACGGGTCTGTCACAGTCATCCGTCATCCCTTCTCAAAAACGAATGCTTCGTATTTGAAAGGGGAGTGTGATGGACCGAGGGCAATTTCGCAGGGCGTCGATGACGTCGTTTTCTTTGCTGTGCGCGCTGCTGCCAGGGCTGGCCCTGGCCGAGCCGCGTGAGTTCGACATCGCCCCGCAACCCCTGGCCAGTGCGCTCAACCGTCTGGCCGCGCAGGGCGGACTGCAGGTGATCTTCGATGGCAATTTGGTGCAGGGCAAGAGCAGCCGAGGCGTCACTGGGCGGCATGAACCGGAAGCGGCGCTGTCCGAGCTACTGCAGGGCAGTGGCCTGACCTGGCGCGCCACCGGCAGCACCAGCGTCACCTTGGAGCCCGCTGCGCAATCGTCTGGCGCGCTGGAGCTTGGGGCCACGTCGATCGTTGGCCAGGCCTACAGCTCCGTCAGCCCGGACGATGGCTACGTGGCCAAGCGCTCTTCGGTCGGCAGCAAGACCGACACCCCGTTGATCGAGACCCCAGCCTCGGTCTCGGTCATTACCCGCGAGCAGATCGAGGCGCAGCAACCCAAGACCGTGGCCCAGGCGCTGCGCTACACCCCAGGCGTCAACACCGAACTGGCTGGCCCGCAGTTCGTCGTCGATCAATTGTCCATCCGCGGTTTCCAGCAGGGCACCGGGCGCATGCTGCGCGATGGCACCCGTACCTTCCTGCCGGAGTTTCTCGGCTGGGACGCGCCAGAACCGTATGGCCTGGAGCGCATCGAGGTACTGCGTGGTGCCAGCTCGGTGTTGTACGGCGCCTCGGACCCAGGCGGGCAGATCAACCTGGTGAGCAAGCGCCCCACCCAGCAGCCCTTGCACGAAGTGCAGTTGCAGGCCGGCAACCTGAACTATCAGCAAGGCGCCTTCGACCTGGGTGATGCGCTGGATGACGAAGGCATCTGGAGTTATCGCCTGACCGGCCTGTTCCGCGAAACCGATGCCCAGACCGATCACATCACCAACCGCCGGCAGTACATCGCCCCGGCGCTCAGCTATCGGCCCAGTGCCAATACCGAGTTCACCCTGCTGGGTGAGTATCAGCGTCAGACTGGTAACTTCGCCAACTCGCTTCCCGCCAGCGGCACCGTGTTCCGCGATGCGCGTGGCCGGCTGGACCGTGACACCTACGTGGGCGACAGCGCCTACGACTTCATGACCAACGAAAAGACCTCGTTGGGCTATGTGTTCGAACATCACTTCGATGAAACCTGGACCCTGCGCCAGAATGTGCGCTACAGCAACTACCGCCAGGCCAGCAGCGAAATCGCCTTGTTCGGCCCAGTCGGCGGTGGGCAGTATTCGCGTTACAGCGACCAGCGCAAGGGCGATGGCCGTTTGTTTACGGTGGACACCCATGTTCAGGCCGACTTCGCGACCGGGCCGGTGGAGCACACTTTGCTGAGTGGGGTGGACTACAACAACGGCAAGTTCGACCAGCAGCAGTCACTGGACTTCATCCTGCAAAGCTTCGACCCGTTCCAGCCGGTGTACGGTCAGCCGCTGAGCACAGTGCCGTTCAGCTTTGCCAGCTATGAGCAGAAGCTGTCCCAGACCGGCGTGTACCTGCAGGACCAGCTGCGTATCGACAACTGGGTGTTGCTGCTGGGCGGGCGCTACGACTGGGCGGTCAACCAGAAGGACGATCGCGCCCCGCAAACTCAGAAGGACGAGAAATTCAGCGGCCGTGCCGGGTTGGTCTACCTGTTCGACAATGGCCTGGCGCCGTACGTCAGCTACAGCGAGTCGTTCCTGCCGGTGATGGGCACTACCGCCGATGGCACCCAGCTCGACCCGGAAACCGGCAAACAGTACGAGCTGGGCCTGAAATACGAGCCACCGGGCAGCAACAGCCTGTACACCCTCGCGGTGTTCGAGCTGACCAAGCAGAACGTCACCGAGACCATCAACGGCTTCAGCCGCCAGGAAGGCGAATTACGCTCACGCGGTGTAGAGCTGGAGGCCAGAACCGAGCTGGCGCCGGGCTTCAACCTGATTGGCAGCTACACCTGGAACGATGTCGAAGTTACCCAGTCCGAGCGCGGCACCCAGGGCAATACGCCGTTCCGTACGCCGGAGCACATGGCCTCGCTGTGGGCGGACTACCAGTTGCAAGGTGGATCGCTGAACGGGCTGCGGCTGGGCGCTGGCACCCGTTATGTGGGTAGCACCTTCGGCGATGCGCAGAACAGCTTCAAGGTCGACAGCTACGTGCTGGTGGATGCGATGGTCAGCTACGAGTTGGGCAAGCTGGACGCTTCGCTCAAAGGCGTGGAGCTGGCGCTCAATGCCAGCAACCTGTTCGACAAGGAGTATGTGGCCGGCTGTTTCAGCGATATGGGCTGCCAGTATGGGCAGCAGCGCACGGTTTACGGGACGGTGACGTATAACTGGTGATTACCCAAGGGGCCGCTTTGCGGCCCATCGCTGGTATTGCGGGTGCCGGTGTCAACGCACCAACCGAGGCACCATTCGCACATAAACCAGCTCACTCACCAGCTCCACCAGCGTTTGGGTGATCACCGCCGCTGCCGCCAACCCGCGTATGTCTTCCGGCAGCGCCAACGCTAGCGGCAATACGACCAACGAATTGCGTGTGGCGGCGCTGAAGGTTACCGAGCGTGCTTCGGTGGCCGGCAGGCGCAGCAGCCGCGCGCAGACGAACCCGAGCACAGGCGCCAGCAGCATGAAGCCGACGTACACCGGAATCACCGGCAGCAAACGGTCGAAATCACGCAGCACCACGGCTATCTGCGACGCGATCACTACCACCAGCACCAAGGCCATCGCCGGAACGGGCAACCACGCCCAGGCGTCGTTCCAGGTTGCGACGGTGCGCGAACGGCGGGCACCTAGGCTGGTGAGCACGGCCAGCAGCATGGGCAGCACGATCAGCAGCACGAAGGCTTCCACGAACGGGGTGATGGAAATCACCACGTTGTTGTTGGCCCCCAGCATCAGGGCCAGGTAGATCGGCAGCAGTGCCAGCTGCACCAGCAACAGCACCGGGGTGGCGGCCAGGGTCAGGCGCGAGTCGCCTTTGCCGATGTGGGTGAACACCACCACATAGTCGATGCAGGGCGTGAGCAGCACCAGC
Protein-coding regions in this window:
- a CDS encoding TonB-dependent siderophore receptor — translated: MPYLPTTPRSRLSLAVRHTLFAGLLCSSPLLVALPATSAGASEQSRSYAIPAGGLDQALNRFASEAGILLSADAQLTAGKRSAGLNGSYDIDEGLAQLLAGTGLRALNSGGNYTVEVVADSGGALELSATNIISNQLGTVTEGTGSYTPGTIATATRLVLKPRETPQSISVVTRQHMDDFALNTVDAVMRHTPGITVSAYDTDRTNYYSRGFSINNFQYDGIPSAVRNVAYSAGNTLSDMAIYDRIEVLKGASGLLSGAGSLGGTINLVRKKPTADFQGHATLGAGSWDNYRSELDVSGPLTETGNVRGRAVAAYQDKHSFIDRYSSQNSVFYGILEFDLSPDTLLTVGADYQDNDPKGSTWSGSFPLLNSKGERNDAKRSFSNSTDWSSWQQYTRTVFATLEHDLGDGWVTKLQLDHKYNGYDAQMGAIQFDQPQPDGSAEINAQRYKGDTTSDSADLYVSGPFSMLGREHDLVLGGSISKAHWSGKGYWDETFSVPNRVDYNNWHGNLPKPDWGPVSQRTDDVIRQTGVYLTTRLNVTDDLKVLLGGRVVNYSLTGLTPTYTESGRFIPYAGAIYDLNENFSVYASYTDVFMPQENYNRDRDNKLIEPDEGENYEIGIKSEFFDGRLNASLAYFEVKESNRSVPDDAYNNQTPTPPNYAFKGSKATTKGYELEVSGELAPGWQVQGGYTHKVVRDSNDVKLSTFEPEDQLSLYTTYKLTGDLDKITLGGGARWQNKAWQQIWNSPKGMNEDVTQESYWVVDLMTRYQITPNLSATVNLNNIFDKYYYTNVGFYNSAIYGEPRNVMVTTRWDF
- a CDS encoding FecR domain-containing protein, which codes for MKTSNETPIAATIVEQASHWLMLQWSGELDKAQQRRFAEWRNADPEHARAWQRLEHLQHTLSGVSADTALAVLREQPDARRRQTLKLLSALLLAGGSGYIVQSQLPWREAMADLRSGTGERLQRTLADGSRLGLNSGSAVDIQFSASERRIRLLAGELLLDSGHDPAQRPLIVDTIAGDVLALGTRFSVYQHDDKCQVDLFEGELELRPRQARAIRLQAGQGCWFSTTQIGDIAPANLNAIAWHEGRLIAERMPLGQFTAELSRHRAGVLRCDPAVAALPLTGVFPLADTDRVLTALEQSLPVKVHRLTRFWTTISPA
- a CDS encoding sigma-70 family RNA polymerase sigma factor; protein product: MPTDAPLQPLDSLYRDHHGWLQGWLRLRLGDRERAADIAQDTFLRLLVTRRLPEQNDGRRFLAQIARNLVIDQWRRQRIKHAYLESLAALPEPESPSLETRAIVIETLMQIDAMLDSMPAKVREAFLLSQFEGLTYSQIAERLEVSVSSVQKYMLRAITACYQVLYAE
- a CDS encoding GntP family permease, yielding MTPLDIQLLLTALVSVLVLVALIVSRLKMHPLLALLVVSIGVGFATRMEPGSIVSHLLTGAGKTLGAVGVVIALGAMLGKILADAGVTEQVADVILKRTSDRMIPWAMMLVAFVIGIPMFFEVGLVIMLPLIFSVARKLESKARFKGSAYVYVGVPVISALAAMHGMVPPHPGPLTAIAVLKTSVGPTMLYGFLAAIPAMILGGPLYGMFISPRMSTRPDQALLDQFTLAEKADDQPRPGVAIGMLAALLPAILMLVHAVAEMLLPKGNPLLELASFLGNPLIAMLLGVLFAGASLVLARGGDAEHLRDALGKSLKPIASIIMIIAGGGAFQEMLTSAKVGDAIVHLTQQSAFPPLMLGWLIAMLLSVSTGSATVGIVGAAGLLAPLAGADPSLNLPLLALSIGCGSLFFNYANHAGFWMVKESFGMTMGEATKTISVVQSIVAVVGLIVVLVLNAAITVN
- a CDS encoding malate dehydrogenase produces the protein MNKLTIVGAGLVGEAAAQIIARDELCRELVLMDVQGELAQGKALDVWQAAVESGSDTRVYGGAKAEMLDGSDLVVITAGVPRKPGQSRQDVLSINLPILDGIMTDIKHHAPAATVLVVSNPVDVLTYRAWSVSGLGRDKVFGQAGVLDTARMKCFIAEQTGFSAKDITALVLGGHGDSMVPLMRYCQIGSVPLSHFLSSEQIEQIVERTRKGGGEILGLKKMGSACDAPGVAIAQMVDAIANGRNRILPAVAILQGEYGRKDIAMGVPCVLADEGLARVIELPLDAQEQAMFDQSADQVARDIDEMKAL
- a CDS encoding RNA polymerase sigma factor, with translation MKTEELELAFKAHAGELRAFLYRQLRNTDTAADLVQETYLRMLRQPPRAPVLNLRSLLFRIARNLVIDHTRSRGTRGQHDEGMAYLYEVTGESPEPFAEVAARRELALMAEALQRLPPRCQEIFLLCRLEGMAHKAVAEQLGVSVSTVEKQLAIALDFLGQSLQR
- a CDS encoding FecR family protein, translated to MRPGDVEAARAWCAQAPEHQQAFVEARRLWALSGQLQAPARRRAPARQWALASAAVLVLGVGVALAWHGQWGADYRTGVGERRVVALSDGSRISLDAESAVDVEMNDRARRITLRKGEAVFEVAHDPARPFTVQAGAVQATALGTVYAVSREGASVGVVVKRGRVAVSDTADRVELSAGEAVGREAGRLGGKHGLDVDSALAWQQGRLVFEQAPLAQVLKALERYRPGWLLIGDEQLRGLKVSGTFQLDRLDEGLATLEQAFPLSIHRYSDFLLVFEARD